One window of Papaver somniferum cultivar HN1 chromosome 9, ASM357369v1, whole genome shotgun sequence genomic DNA carries:
- the LOC113308693 gene encoding uncharacterized protein LOC113308693, protein MARGKSTGGKESRKKQLATKAAPITGGVKKPLGTAARMCESKQPAAKINSHSKINFIKHMESQLKGTPYLKVFEDSCFGHLIHLPEINLYANVIYNVLLKRKYPSKKDKEEKDAMSFNIGNREICFNEREFAMMSGLKFQGSEKIDYNPEQIRLMKVHFPGQRSVKLEDLIKKFNQLKNSKDKVKLGLLYIAEAVIMGRRSKWPVDKGLFFLVDNIEEFNRYPWGKLSYKETIQSLICLSEKKNVSKSRHILGKVTHHLHGFPHVFQAWIFHSIPVLQQAYTEKNEDCPQGIHPGILHLKKANRAPWHKTSRIELSNVKVLSPLHPTLDELKEGYMAGFLSDEEVSGAKGPQNESGIQALNGEDNATEQWEDDYSPTNSLVDKQSGMTIKEVITLSGGEDQDAESLENLKLKLGSEIEILNEAKSAVESDVELLNKKRKELETDRDKLLAEKAILNEEKLKLGRDIESLNKEKTKLGTDTDLLNKEKAKLQSDFDILNQEKTTVESDLRLCCEQQKKLQCDFEILYKEKTKLVSDTELLNKEKTTVESDIELLNKKKTTLGNDIELLSLEKSELETGYEFLKDEKNKLATDLEFTNKEKDRLRNDLELLNEEKDKLQSDVEFLNEEKAKLGAQAELLSKEKTKLQSDFECLNKEKYTVQGDICSLNEKKSMVQNDICSLNGKKIKVQDDICSLSEKKDTVHGDIRSLNEKKTILESEIESLNNEKTNLGNETDLLGKEKIKLQTDIEFHNREKAEFIRSMTADLNKSFYEREKALAENEKMCVELKQMNRTLVAKERCYTEELQEVRQVLIKKIESEKSTKSRVIGVKRMRGDQVLWNFKEKKRATLKDVIRFQLNRTDK, encoded by the exons aTGGCTCGTGGTAAGTCTACTGGAGGAAAGGAATCAAGGAAGAAGCAACTTGCAACTAAG GCTGCACCAATCACTGGAGGAGTGAAGAAGCCTCTGGGCACTGCTGCAAG GATGTGTGAAAGCAAGCAGCCAGCTGCAAAGATAAATTCCCATTCGAAAATCAATTTTATAAAACACATGGAAAGCCAATTGAAGGGTACTCCATATCTAAAAGTGTTCGAAGATAGTTGCTTTGGGCATCTTATACACCTGCCAGAGATCAACTTGTATGCAAATGTCATCTACAATGTACTATTGAAGAGAAAGTATCCATCTAAGAAGGACAAGGAGGAGAAGGATGCTATGTCCTTTAATATTGGCAATCGGGAGATATGTTTTAACGAACGAGAGTTTGCAATGATGTCGGGATTGAAGTTTCAGGGGAGTGAAAAGATAGACTACAATCCTGAACAAATACGTCTCATGAAAGTTCATTTTCCTGGTCAGCGTAGTGTTAAGTTGGAAGATCTGATAAAGAAATTCAATCAACTGAAGAACAGCAAAGACAAAGTAAAGCTAGGCTTGCTTTATATCGCTGAAGCTGTAATTATGGGCCGTAGGTCAAAGTGGCCTGTGGATAAAGGTcttttcttcttagttgacaACATCGAGGAGTTTAACCGCTATCCTTGGGGAAAGCTCTCTTACAAAGAGACAATACAATCTCTCATCTGTCTGTCAGAGAAGAAAAATGTTTCTAAATCCAGACACATACTCGGCAAAGTGACCCACCATCTGCATGGATTCCCTCATGTTTTTCAG GCTTGGATTTTCCATAGTATACCAGTATTACAACAGGCATACACTGAAAAAAATGAAGATTGCCCTCAGGGCATTCACCCTGGTATCTTGCATTTGAAAAAGGCTAACAGAGCACCATGGCATAAAACAAGCCGCATAGAATTGAGCAATGTAAAG GTTTTGTCACCGTTACACCCTACATTGGATGAACTAAAAGAAGGCTACATGGCTGGAtttctaagtgatgaggaggtttCAGGAGCTAAAGGGCCTCAAAATGAGTCAGGCATCCAAGCGCTAAATGGCGAAGATAATGCTACTGAACAATGGGAAGATGATTACAGCCCAACAAATTCCTTG GTCGATAAGCAAAGTGGCATGACTATCAAAGAAGTTATAACTTTATCAGGTGGCGAGGATCAAGATGCTGAGTCTCTAGAGAACTTGAAGTTGAAACTTGGAAGCGAAATTGAAATACTCAACGAAGCAAAGTCTGCAGTGGAAAGTGATGTCGAATTACTCAACAAAAAGAGGAAGGAATTGGAGACTGACCGTGATAAGCTCTTAGCAGAGAAGGCTATACTTAACGAGGAGAAATTGAAACTCGGAAGAGATATTGAGTCACTCAACAAGGAGAAGACTAAACTGGGAACTGATACTGACTTACTCAATAAGGAGAAGGCAAAATTGCAAAGTGATTTTGATATTCTCAACCAAGAGAAGACTACAGTGGAAAGTGATCTCAGGTTATGCTGCGAACAGCAGAAGAAATTACAATGTGATTTTGAGATTCTCTACAAAGAGAAGACTAAGTTGGTAAGTGATACTGAGTTACTCAACAAAGAGAAGACTACAGTGGAAAGTGATATCGAATTActcaacaaaaagaaaacaacacTAGGAAATGATATTGAGTTACTTAGTTTGGAGAAGTCTGAATTGGAAACTGGTTATGAATTTCTCAAAGATGAGAAGAATAAGCTAGCAACTGATTTGGAATTCACCAACAAAGAGAAGGATAGGTTGCGAAATGACCttgaacttctcaatgaggagaAGGACAAGTTGCAATCTGATGTTGAATTTCTCAATGAAGAGAAGGCTAAATTGGGAGCTCAGGCTGAGTTACTTAGcaaggagaagacaaaattgcaGAGTGATTTTGAATGTCTCAACAAAGAAAAGTATACGGTACAAGGTGATATTTGTTCGCTCAACGAAAAGAAGTCTATGGTGCAAAATGATATTTGTTCGCTCAATGGAAAGAAGATTAAAGTACAGGATGATATTTGTTCACTTAGTGAAAAGAAGGATACAGTACATGGTGATATTCGTTCGCTTAATGAAAAGAAGACTATTTTGGAAAGTGAAATTGAATCGCTTAACAATGAGAAGACTAACTTGGGAAATGAGACTGATTTGCTTGGCAAGGAGAAGATAAAATTGCAAACTGATATTGAATTTCACAATAGAGAGAAGGCTGAATTCATTCGTTCTATGACGGCTGATCTTAATAAGTCCTTTTATGAACGTGAAAAAGCATTGGCTGAGAATGAAAAAATGTGTGTAGAGCTTAAACAGATGAACCGCACATTGGTTGCCAAGGAACGGTGTTACACTGAAGAGCTTCAGGAAGTTCGCCAAGTACTTATCAAG AAAATAGAGTCAGAAAAGTCAACCAAAAGTAGGGTGATTGGAGTAAAGAGAATGAGAGGAGATCAAGTGCTATGGAATTTTAAGGAGAAGAAGAGAGCCACACTGAAGGATGTGATTAGGTTTCAATTGAACCGTACAGATAAGTAA
- the LOC113313625 gene encoding uncharacterized protein PF11_0207-like has product MVDGNSTGEMAPKKQQLPNKEVDKQNCTTMEEVIALSDDEEQDVEYLKKLKSKLRKEIEILKEQKMMLGKTTQLFHRQLTMEVEPNYYSLREENVLLKEENRRLRSNVKSLNEEKDELERDADLLCKEIDKLGCELEMFRKEKSAVENDLELLNKNREELVNDLESLKVEKDELERDSDFLCKENDKMGCEINKLRKEKSEVENDLKFLNKQREVLVNDLGSQNGDKGILGDEKLELRRGIESLTKKKAEMGSEIESLDKEKTQLGAETELLNKGKTKLQGDVEILNKEKSTVQCDIHSLNEKKTILESDIDSLHSEKTNLGNETELLNKEKTKLQTEIEFHNREKSAVQDDICLLNETKTIRKSEIEPLGNEKINLGNEIELLNKDKTKLQTMQSEIEFFNEEKMKLRNDFKFLNQEKAKLGMDVLLLKKGKCDVETDLEFLQDTKNKLHSDIESLNKEKAKLGIDYELTNKEKVKLQSDIELLNEEKVKLQSDIEFLNEEKAEFIRSVTSDVNESFYEREKTLAENERMFIELKEMNQTLVAKERFYTEELQEAHQELIKQMESEKPTKSRVIGVKRMRGDQVLWNFKEKKRATLKDVISFRLSRKSRKNRPTHEP; this is encoded by the exons aTGGTTGATGGTAATTCCACTGGAGAAATGGCTCCAAAGAAGCAGCAGCTTCCAAATAAG GAGGTTGACAAGCAAAATTGCACCACCATGGAAGAAGTTATTGCTTTATCAGATGATGAGGAACAAGATGTTGAATATCTGAAGAAATTGAAGTCGAAACTGAGAAAGGAAATCGAAATACTTAAGGAGCAAAAGATGATGTTGGGTAAAACTACTCAGTTATTTCACAGGCAATTGACAATGGAAGTGGAGCCGAATTATTACTCGCTAAGGGAAGAGAATGTTTTACTTAAGGAAGAGAATCGGAGACTCAGAAGTAATGTTAAATCGCTCAATGAAGAGAAGGATGAATTGGAAAGGGATGCTGATTTGCTCTGCAAGGAGATTGATAAATTGGGATGTGAACTTGAAATGTTTCGCAAAGAAAAGTCTGCGGTGGAAAATGATTTAGAATTGCTCAATAAAAATAGGGAGGAATTGGTGAATGATCTTGAATCGCTAAAGGTGGAGAAGGATGAATTGGAAAGGGATTCTGACTTCCTCTGTAAGGAGAATGATAAAATGGGATGTGAAATTAACAAACTTCGCAAAGAAAAGTCGGAAGTTGAAAATGATCTGAAATTTCTCAACAAACAAAGGGAGGTATTAGTGAATGATCTTGGTTCGCAGAACGGAGATAAGGGTATACTTGGCGATGAGAAGTTGGAACTCAGAAGAGGTATTGAATCACTCACAAAGAAGAAGGCTGAAATGGGAAGTGAAATCGAATCGCTTGACAAGGAGAAGACTCAACTAGGAGCTGAGACTGAGTTACTTAACAAGGGCAAGACGAAATTGCAAGGTGATGTTGAAATTCTCAACAAAGAAAAGTCTACCGTACAATGTGATATTCATTCGCTCAATGAAAAGAAGACTATTTTGGAAAGTGACATTGACTCTCTTCACAGTGAGAAGACTAACTTGGGAAATGAGACTGAGTTGCTCAACAAGGAGAAGACGAAATTGCAAACTGAAATTGAGTTTCACAACAGAGAAAAGTCTGCAGTACAAGATGATATTTGTTTGCTCAATGAAACGAAGACTATTAGGAAAAGCGAAATCGAACCACTTGGGAATGAGAAGATTAACTTGGGAAATGAGATTGAGTTGCTCAACAAAGAtaagactaaattgcaaacaatGCAAAGTGAAATTGAGTTTTTCAACGAGGAGAAGATGAAACTGCGAAATGATTTCAAATTTCTCAACCAAGAGAAAGCTAAACTAGGAATGGATGTTCTGCTACTCAAGAAGGGAAAGTGTGACGTGGAAACTGATCTTGAATTCCTCCAAGATACGAAGAATAAGCTGCATAGTGATATTGAATCTTTGAACAAAGAGAAGGCTAAACTTGGAATCGATTATGAACTCACCAACAAAGAGAAGGTCAAGTTGCAAAGTGATAttgaacttctcaatgaggagaAGGTCAAATTGCAATCtgatattgaatttctcaatgaaGAAAAGGCTGAATTTATTCGGTCCGTGACATCTGATGTTAATGAATCTTTTTATGAACGTGAGAAGACATTGGCTGAGAATGAAAGAATGTTCATAGAGCTTAAAGAGATGAACCAAACATTGGTTGCCAAGGAACGGTTTTACACTGAAGAGCTTCAGGAAGCTCACCAAGAACTTATCAAG CAAATGGAGTCGGAAAAGCCAACCAAAAGTAGGGTGATTGGAGTCAAGAGAATGAGAGGAGATCAAGTGCTCTGGAATTTTAAGGAGAAGAAAAGAGCCACACTGAAGGATGTGATTAGTTTTCGGTTGAGCCGTAAAAGTAGAAAAAACAGACCAACACATGAGCCTTAG